The following DNA comes from Schistosoma haematobium chromosome Unknown HiC_scaffold_9, whole genome shotgun sequence.
cttttcggatatcattccttGCTGCCTCgtggtgggcatcacatacatagctgcctaactgttttcctagttgttcctaaaatatactcttagcttgactatcattaagtaggcccctaagaggtttccttgcagcgtcttcaCTACGTCCAGTAAGATGCAAACAAAtgcgcgctcgcactagagcatgatatggatctaggcatgtgctccagagtgagagacagtcttctatcgagcccctccatcggtggctgataacgatgtgatctatttgggtccaacgttgggacgaattagggggtcaccatgttaaaagatgtttttccttatgcttaaagttagtatttgcaagaaacaggcggttatctgagcatagctgcaacagacggtcgccattatctgtttgttgagccacgatgctataagatccacccaggtgtctttccctatcgcttagtttacctacttgagcattaaagtcaccagccattattactacatccgagcgcctagcttttcggagaaagtcctaaagctttctgtaaatttcatcttttacatcatctgagctgcagtcagtgggagaataggcagagacgacgaagaggcaacgacaagtgtccctatctttccggatcctgtatgcgcgtttcggagacgcagcacacatcgatggcgcgagattccaaagtcctagctaaggaagcttgttgtcctatttggcaaagtgtctggacgttaaaagctcctacgtgtagtttaaaGCGTGGTTTCAGTAGACCAGGgatagcgttccgcgtactctaatcgtttgccctagcggtgcgaggtgataaaagGACGTGAGAAgagttagtcggggagataagagtagtattaggaggtgtaggaaggatttgagtGTGACCAACTTGATCTCGTATGCtattacgggtatgagggctgatgtcactcgccggttgcccacaccgtagaagggtatttcttgaggaatcTAAAAGGGAAGTTGGATTAATGTTGGCCTGCGTGactgcagagcccaagggacaactgcttgaggtcggtcgcgcacggcctatTCGTgaaaggtttttaatgtgtcagctccgttcttcaaagggccttaccgccggagacggaaatccgtgaggtaaggttaGGTGACATTTTTAGGATCAATCTTTtgtaaccccttccttccttccttgtgggaaggcagcatcgctgcagatgctggttgtccgagggaaacaccttactgctgtcacacccctctacagtcatcagtacgacttcgccctcagaccttgagttgctgcttttagtcttaacgTTCctcaatcgacctgcctggtatggtagaacctacaggaacatgtgttccagcaaatataactcggtTTGGTTATCACAATAAgaaagcccgaccaccgcgtcaaggtagcagctacggtcgggcgAAGCGAATAGATTTACTAACTATGGTGAAACCCATATTCAAACTGGGTCACGTACGGAGATGAACCGTAATCAATGTTCTGCGTCTACTGTTACTGGTATTCCTATCCATCTCCGTGTTTATATGACGGGGAAAATTGCACCGATGCACATGCGCCAGGTCCTACCTCGTTTACTACTAAGTGATGAAAAAACTGGTGTAGTTACTACTTGCTACTTGGGAATTTTAACTAGTATCCTATTTTAGGGTAAACGCAACCGACTGTTTTTCACGCAGGTAACAAGCTATGAGATATGCCAACTGAATTACTGATTGATTATTAAGGATGTgcattaaataaagaaaatcgTCTTGGGACTTGGATTTACACTATTGTTTACTTGAGTTATCTGCATGTGTCCACTCTTCGACTGGACATATCTTAAATTAGTCATGGACGTAGGATGTCTTACCCTGTTGTTATTTTTACTGTCCTTAGATTGACTCCCTCATAATATTTGAGATTTTGAGAAACTCGATGACATTAGGACTCTATAAACTGTATTGCATTCTATCGAATGCAACACGAGCACTAGAGAAAGTGGTATGATAAGAAAGAATATAAGATTTCCCTACATTATAGGGAAGTAGACAATCGAAAAAGAAATCACTGACATCAACCACCTCGGGATTACATTTGTAGTAGATAATTAGATATAAAGTAACAAGAGCTTTAGAAGTATATTAATGTGATTGATTGTTGGTGATTGACTAACGTATTCCCGAAGTAGCCCACTGCATTAATGTAAAACGGATAGTTTTATTGAAGTCTGTCTAGCTATGTATTCCACCTAACTATCATATCAGGATACACTCTACAGTTTCTTTAGCCATACAAAGTGTATTCTCAGCTTATATTACCAAGGTGTTTTGATGCCACGTTCGATCGTTTTTATCTATTATCTATAACCACCGTATTGAACATGAACGCACTTCGCATTTATGGAAACAATAATATCTCCTCTTATTCCTTCCAGGTTTTTGTGCTGAGTAGCTTCACCATATCAACTTGAATTTCCCCCCGCATCAATTGCTTTCCTACTGACTAggtgaaaaaataaataactgaaaattgCAATTTCTTAATGGGTGTTACATCCTTTCTGTAGTCTATCTCAAGCAGGCTATGTCAACTCCAATTTCTAGTCTAAACAGTTTATTTTCATTCACATCTCCTGCTGTAAAAAGACTTCTTGGTTGGAAACAAGGAGACGAAGAGGAAAAATGGGCTGAAAAAGCGGTTGATTCACTTGTAAAAAAACTTAAAAAGAAAAAGGGTGCACTTGAAGCTCTAGAGCGAGCTTTAAGTAACCCCGGTGAACCTTCAGAATGTGTTACTATTCCCCGATCCCTCGATGGTCGACTTCAAGTTTCTCATAGGAAAGGGTTACCTCATGTAATCTACTGTCGAGTATGGAGGTGGCCAGACTTACAAAGCCATCATGAGTTGAAACCCCTTGATTTCTGCCGTTTTCCATTCTCAGCTAAAGAAAATGAGGTTTGTATTAACCCTTATCATTATCAGCGAGTTGAAAGTCCAGGTAAGTGTAATTGTTATTGTAATAATTATAGTTTCGTCTTAATATTGCACTGCTATGTTCACTTTGGCTAACACACTTAAAGTAAAGATAAACCATATAGTCAATGGATTTCTATCCTTAATAAAATCATACCATAAATTATCTAATCAGACATTGAGGTTGATAATGAATCATGAAGTACATAAGTAGGTTGTTAGTATCTTAGCTATTAACATACTTTTTTCTGTTGATGGCGTAATAACCCGTAAATTTTTAGTAGCTTTCCACAGCTTTCGAAAGATACTTCTTCCCATCTCGTCTCATATTTTTCTccaaatacttacttacttacgcctgttactcccaatggagcataggccgtcgaccagcattctccaacccactctgtcctgggccttcttttctagttctatccaattcttgttcattttcctcatttctatttccatttcccggcttaatgtgttctttggtcttcctctttccctttggccttgagaattccatgtgacggcttgtcttgtgacgcagttgggtgctttcctcaatgtgtgtcctatccacttccagcgctttttcctgatttcttcctcccctgggatctggtttgttctcttcaacagtacgttgttgctaataggatgaaagccgaattccttttCTCCAAATAATTTGTATGATTTCACACAAAATAGCAGACGCCTTCCAGTTCCCCTATTTTATTAGGGCCTGTATATTTAATTAAGATCCAATAATACGAAAATCGAACTGACTAATCAATCGCTTTAATTTCCATTACCATATGTACAGTTTCCAGTAACACTAActaatatttgttattttagtTTTGCCTCCAGTCCTTGTTCCTCGGCATAGTGAATACCCTAGTCTTAGCACTGTAACTCCATCACCGGGTTTATCACACTGTGGAAGCAGTGGAATATCTAGTTCCCGTTCAGCATCTAATCTGGGAATGTTCCCGATGACAGACTCAGCAATGCCTTACAATGTAAATTATCCACACAACTTCAGTCATTCTCCGTCTCTTCCTCCCGGAAATAGTGGAACTTCTACAGACAGTGCAGTTGCTGGACCTATCCATTCACTTAATAGTAAGTATAGTTGTATTTTTGTTCTTCTatatcagtttattatttataaatttaccaACAAATTTGTATGCTTTTGTTTGCCGATCgctatttgtattgaaaaacaACTTTAGTTGGTTTTTACGTACCATTCAaactattttgttttcattttcctAACTTCGTAGTTTTACCGTTCTTAAATCATGGGTTGGGCTTTTGATATCAGTCTAAGTGTTTAGTGCAGTGGTCTCTTTGAATGATCTATAAAGTTTCGTACCTTTAGAACCAAACTTTTGTGAATGTGTCTTACATATTTTTTCAGATATCATCAGTAACAAAAGTTTGAAATATCGTTTAGTTGGAATATTTCCCGACAAGTTGAAAGCGCTACTCCGTTTTAAAGATATTCATGTTACAGAACGTCTAATACTGCATATCCTAAAACTGTACGCATTCGATTGCTTAAAAACATATTCTTGTATATAATTTTCTGAGACAACCTAGTTCTAACAATAAATCATATATTATATTACACTGTGTTTAGCGCATTGTAAGCCAAGGAAGCATGTACTCGTTTGCGCTTTTGAAGGCTTAAACTAAGAAGAATATTAAATCAATACACTTGGATCCGTTTAATATTAAATTTCGTACTCCAGTTTTTAAAAATGCAGTTATTTATTGTGTATACTGTCAAACACCTTTGGTATTAAATAATCGAGTTGGTGGTTTATTTCATCTGTAACATTCAAACAAGAGAAGTTACGTACACTGTAGTTTCTGTAATTATTGatttagaaaatattttgtGGATTTTATTTATCCAATACTTAGTTTTACCATAGGGAGCGAAGTTGTCAAAGGTATTGACATTCACTTATCTTTGGAGTCTCATCGACCCAGCGGATTGGTGCTCAAAGAAGTACCAGCATGTATACAATAAGTTGATTTCGATTTTCGCCAGAGTGAACCACCTCTGAAGTAGGTAAGGCGCTCATATACATATCGAAGTTATTTTTTTTCATCAATGACCGGGGATAGCGAGCAGAAGGCTTCTCTGTACTTCTATGAAATGGCTTATGAAAGTAAAGTACTTGTTCATAAGTGTCTTCGTAGTATGAAATGGTATTTGATCTTATAATCCAATGACTAAAAGTCTACTCTGTCAATCACTTAGCCATGATTTTGCAAAAGACTAGTTGAGAGTGGAATGTTTCCTTATAGAATTGTTTTACAGTAATGATTTAGAAAAATTTTGTAATGAATCAATATAAATTATGGTTAAATTCCACTATGCTTCTAATTATGATAAAACTTCATCTTGGTAATGTTCTTTAAAACAATTGTTATTTACCATCTTTAACAGGTTCAAATCTTCAATCCGGTTACCAAACTCAACCCAATCAGGAACCGGCTACCTCTGGACAAAGTAAGTTTTacaaatatttgtgtttaaatatttCAGTGCATTTTAAAAATGTTCAGATATTTATGCAGTCTGTTATAAGAACTATGAGTtgaatttcaaatttatttaagcATTTAGTAACCCGTTACAACTTTATAATAGTCATTCAAATGCCGCTAAAAAGGATCATTTCAGGAAAGTAGAGAGTAGGAAACTGTTAATTTATTATAACTATTTATCTGAGGACTGGAGCACAGCTTATCTAGTTGTGATAATGAAACTAATGACTTAGTTGCTACAATATTTCGCTTTTAGTCAAAGCTACAGGTTCGAACCGTCAACTGCATTTTAGGTCTGTCAGTCACAATATAGAACCGGTACAACGGTTGAAGTTGTCATACCCAATTAGCACAGAGAGATAAAGTTGCTAGGTTAAGTCCCAGAGTAGTataggtagtaacagtatcagtggtaatagaACGGGTTGAGGATCGAAGATACAATTCTAaagaatataaattagtgaaataataacCAAAAGTTATTAGGAATCTAGGATCTCAAAATTTGCGAAAGACAAAAACGGATGTACGTGCTTCACTCAAAACGATTTCGGACCACTTCATTCAAAGTCTAACCACTGGTTATGGTAATCAACCCGACCCCAACCAGGTATTCTACATCTATTAACATAGCTCAGTTCAACTGTCAATGGCACCATGTTTTGGGGTTGGCCGCTCCTATATTTCTTCCAGCCTACTCTTGCACAAGAAAACATCGCCGATCGAGTTAGGCAGTGGTTGGACATGcataacacatgtcccaaccactTCAGTTGCTCTtgacgagctttggttaggcgtcgaagtattattgaagctaatattttagacattatattagttaaaccgatccctctgtgattgtcacaagagaaCTTTTGTCCTTTCCTATAGACTGGCACAaccagtgattgagaccagtcagatgggattacgtccagttcccaaactctacctaagacctcagttaatctcactgctaatactggaccgccATCCTGAACTTCTcatcagggcctgctgctctccctcgtttcaaattttatagctttttcaacttcataaagagtcggaggacctacattaactcaCTATTCAGGTCGACTGGAAATCGTGGGAActcgaagtgtggctgaaggccagttgaacagTCTCCTCAAGTGTTCTCCCTATTGGTCCGACCTTCCGGATTGAGAGTAAATGATACCCTCGTCTTGTTCCAAAATAGTTTCACTAACAGCTGGGTTTTTACCACCCGTTTCCTTGATAAGTCTCTTCTGCTTTCTCTGTTCACCACTGCTTACGATTATTACGCAGGCTTTTTATCAATCTACGTTTAAGCTGTGTCCGCCCCTCATCGTGTTTAGAACAAGAAGGGTTAAGTTTGCGAGCATTTATCAGCTCAGTAGACTTCGCTGCAACCCACTGACTTTTCTAAGCCATTTGTTTTAGGTTATTGGAAGATGTTGCtgttgtttccacagctgtcCGGATATCATACCAAGCTACCTCGAGGTGGATATCACTTTCATGGTTGAATAGTTCCTTCTCTAGTTGTTTCTGCAATATACTCTTAACATTTTTATCATTAAGTTGAACTCTGAGGGGTTTTCTTGCTTCGGCTTTCATTTGTCCAGTCAGACGCAGACAAATACGTGCTCCAACTAGAGCATGCTTTCAATCTAAACGTATTCTCCGGAATGAGAGGCACTCTTCCATTGAGTCTCTTCAATGAGAAATGATgtcaatatggtctatttgaatCTACCGTTGAGTTTGTTGTGAGTAATGCCCGCCTGAAATAAACGAGtatctgagcatagttgcaacAGATGGCTGCCGTTATCTGTTCGCTAAGCTGCGATACCTAAGTGCATTTCTCTTTGGATGGAAATCCGTACGGTTAGTGTGAAGTGTGACTTTTTGGACCGATCTTTTATAACCGTTTCCTTCCGTTGTGAGTAGGCAGCATCGCTTCAAGTGCTGGTTTTTTGAGGTAAACAtattactgctgtcacactccTCTGCAGTGAGAAGCACAAATTTTCCCTCAAGCATTAAGTTACTGCTTTTATTCTCACCCTTCCTCATTTCACGTCGCTTGGTAGtattaatatccataaaacaaaatatgtgaCTCGTGAGTAATATCATGAACCTGTGCTTGTATTTAAACTAAGTTTATCAGATTCACTCAGATCCATCTTAATGAACGTTTGGTAGCTGTTTCATTTTTTGACAGCTTGTCATGTGTGCATTTCCATAAACACTTTGACTCAATAATCTAAGCTACTAATGCATTCTTTAATTTCATTTAAGAAAATAGGGGGATAAGGTATATTATTAGCAAAGATCGGCATAAAAGTGTATTACAATCCATAGTACtggtaaatatttaaaatagatgCATGTATTTAGTTGATTGCTTGAGTCATTTGTACAAAAGCTCATCTAGAGGAAGTCTGAATATATGACATGGTTACTTAACAAaagaatcaaaataattatagtATCAGTGATAGTGAGAATATGATGCGAAAAATAGATaaaaggtatgtatgaaggaaCACGAACCCGAAATCTAAAAAATGATGAAcagtgtatttatttatttaactagcTGGTTCTGAGTTATGTTACTCAATATCTATCACCGGCTGCACTCGTGTGgactccaaccaggtagtcttcATGTACCATTAAAACTCAGCTCAACAGTTGGGTATTTCATggattgatgccacgtttcCGTTTTATCTCTTGGGTTTTTTTTCTAACTGTTATTTCAGCCAGTGCATCATATAAAAAAGCTGTTTTAATAATGTATTTCTAAGCAACCATCTCATCCAGTAAAATCACAACATAACATCCATtaaatacaaaaacaaattgGTGATATTCTACagtatattatcattatttaccaACATTCGTCATTTATAAGCATCGTTGAGTCGCTAAAGGAAACAGTGGATTTTGTGTCAGTAATTTATCAGAAACCTATTTAGAATTGCTCATTAGGAATTTGTAACTTGAGTctgaaaaataattatgtttacAGACTAATGGAGTAACAGTTGGAAACTTACTGAAACCACATCCTAAAAGGATTTAGAAAGTTCCAACTAGTTTTCATTATATAACTGGCACATCGATTTTTTATTTGTTACGTGTTAATGGCAATTACACGGGGATTGGTTATAGTTATCAGCATAGTACATTTTATGTGGAATTTAATGTAGAAACATATCTGATCCTTTTTATTCTGGTCTTCGACAAAAGCAACTCTTCACTTTACGGCAAAAGTATTCAAACTTGAATAGGTTTTATCTTATGAGTCAAAATCAGTGTTCAGTCAAAACACTGATTTGCTGAACCAAGTGACTGCTTTGCGGAATGATGGATACATTTGTTTTAATGTAGAAATGTTTATATTCGTTCATTGTCAAAACAGTCTTCGTTTCTATCCCATTTTAGCGGAAATTAGACTATAGACAGACCAAACCAATTAGTAATCCAGCTCCCCAATTGCTATCGTATCCAAGATACAAGAACCACTACATTAATCACAAGTGGTATGATTAGTTCATCCCATATCTAGTTCTGTCTATTTATTCACATGTACCTCCTGAACTACGTTCGTTAAAAAGACAGGGGAAATGTTGCTCCATTTCGTGAATGTATCATACGGAAACTGTCCATTGCAGTACTGATCTCGTTTATAAATCATGTCTAAAGTCACTAAGCTGGAACATATACCTATTTATCGGTTAAAATAATTGAGTTATATTAAACGTATCGCTACTAATTGTCTACGTTAACAAATCAAGCTTTAATCTATCTGtgatatatacgttttgaatatACTGTGCTGTTAGTATGTTATATGGTTAAATGTGTTGTCTTTTCATTCACGTCCTAGCTATGCATCCAGTCAATTATCAAGAACCGAAATACTGGTGTTCGATTGTTTATTATGAACTAAATAATCGTGTCGGTGAAGCATTTAATGCTTCACAATTAAGCATAATCATTGATGGTTTTACAGACCCATCAAATAATTCAGATCGTTTTTGTCTTGGTCTTTTGTCGAACGTAAACCGAAATTCTACAATCGAGAATACAAGACGTCATATTGGAAaaggttattatttatttagagtttttcttttctttttatgttGAAATCTTTATTTATCTGACATTAATGGTATGACATCTGAGTAATTAATGTTTGTTCAACTCCATTATATGTTAGTCTTAAAATAGCCAAATAgccatattttgtttgtttcttatcCACGAATAATCATTTGGCTCGTTCGTCTATAATAACTAAccacttcatttatttatcacCAACCTATCCACTTTCTATGGTGCTTTAAAGTAGCAATTAATGGTTTTTATCTTACTCTAGAGTTGCTCGTTTTCTTCCAAATATGATACGTGAATTTTGCCATAGATTTACTGTTTCTGTAAAATGAAGGCAAACACTTAAATGACTAGGTTCAGTTTCTGCTGATACTACATTATTTGTATTATCATCCGTTCATTTTCTGAAACACGATGTTGAAAACAGGAAAATAAGTGATTGTTCATCTTAACTAACTTGGaatttaatcatatatatatatatatatatatatatatatatatatatatatatatatatatatatatatataagtgtagAGTGGTTATTTAACAATGCACCTACCTAATGGTGTTTCTTGATCATTATCAACATATATATGGCCCCACTTTGTTGGAAAATCTCCCATACTGTTACGAtcgttgtttttattttgaCGAAGATAATGTCTTAATATGGAGCCAACCATTCATTATCTTCTGTGTGACGATCAGTAATTTTTTATTCTCTTCCACCCACCGAAACTCGAAATATTTTAGTTAGATTCTTTTATCTGTTTAGTTCATCATTAATTATATATCATTCAGCTGTGTTCTTTAATAAGTCATTTAAATTGGATATTAGAacttaggtaaaagtgattgTTGTTCAAAATAACGTATTTACTTTCCGAATCAGTTAGAAGTTTAATTAATCTTTAAGCGAAAAATGGATGTCTAGATTAAAATGTACACACTTTATGCTGGTTTTGTAGATCTAACAAAACTTTTACACAACAAACTGTCTCATACCCATATTAAACATTGTATATATGAGTAAGTTTGTGCAAGAACCTTACTTTAGAAGAGAAGaatcaaaaaaataatattggACTCTAAGAATCTCGAACTTGTGTCACAGTACACACATTAGACTGAACTAATCATTCATACCATGTTTGTCATTTCACCAAAGTCTgttttttgttctattttctcGTATAGGCGTTCATCTTTATTATGTTGGTGGTGAAGTTTACGCTGAATGTTTATCAGATAGTAGTATATTTGTACAATCACGTAATTGTAATTATCATCATAATTTTCATCCAACTACAGTGTGTAAAATTCCACCTGGTTGTTCATTGAAAATATTCTCAAATCAAGAATTCGCTCATCTACTCAGTCGTACAGTACATCATGGTTTTGAAGCTGTTTATGAATTAACT
Coding sequences within:
- the SMAD9_10 gene encoding Mothers against decapentaplegic 9 (EggNog:ENOG410V4CT~COG:K), which translates into the protein MSTPISSLNSLFSFTSPAVKRLLGWKQGDEEEKWAEKAVDSLVKKLKKKKGALEALERALSNPGEPSECVTIPRSLDGRLQVSHRKGLPHVIYCRVWRWPDLQSHHELKPLDFCRFPFSAKENEVCINPYHYQRVESPVLPPVLVPRHSEYPSLSTVTPSPGLSHCGSSGISSSRSASNLGMFPMTDSAMPYNVNYPHNFSHSPSLPPGNSGTSTDSAVAGPIHSLNSSNLQSGYQTQPNQEPATSGQTMHPVNYQEPKYWCSIVYYELNNRVGEAFNASQLSIIIDGFTDPSNNSDRFCLGLLSNVNRNSTIENTRRHIGKGVHLYYVGGEVYAECLSDSSIFVQSRNCNYHHNFHPTTVCKIPPGCSLKIFSNQEFAHLLSRTVHHGFEAVYELTKMCTIRMSFVKGWGAEYHRQDVTSTPCWVEIHLNGPLQWLDRVLTQMGTPRNPISSVS